In Desulfobulbus oralis, one DNA window encodes the following:
- a CDS encoding lactate utilization protein — protein MDEMQAWQAATLGQRAVAALVRNGFTAQFLASGREAADYVLSRVPKGASIGFGGSRTVQELGLAATLSARGHTVFDHGRPGLSREEQVAARYRQLTADIFVCSSNAVTLRGELVNRDAVGNRVAAMIFGPKSVFVIAGANKLVRDLEEAERRIRLVAAPLNNRRFATKNPCVQQGECVECRSEARLCNITTVISRRPPLTDMHVLILGEALGF, from the coding sequence ATGGACGAGATGCAGGCATGGCAGGCCGCAACCCTGGGGCAAAGGGCCGTGGCGGCACTGGTCAGAAACGGCTTTACGGCGCAGTTTCTCGCCAGCGGCAGGGAGGCCGCAGACTACGTGCTCTCCCGGGTGCCGAAAGGCGCCAGCATTGGTTTCGGCGGTTCGCGCACGGTCCAGGAGCTGGGGCTCGCCGCCACGCTGAGTGCCCGCGGCCACACCGTGTTTGACCACGGCCGGCCGGGCCTGAGCAGGGAAGAGCAGGTCGCCGCCCGCTACCGCCAGCTCACGGCAGACATCTTCGTCTGCAGCAGCAACGCCGTCACGCTCCGGGGCGAGCTGGTCAACCGGGACGCTGTCGGCAACCGGGTGGCTGCCATGATCTTTGGCCCCAAAAGCGTCTTTGTCATCGCGGGCGCGAACAAGCTGGTGCGCGATCTGGAGGAAGCGGAACGCCGCATCCGCCTGGTGGCCGCACCGCTCAACAACCGGCGTTTTGCCACCAAAAACCCCTGCGTGCAGCAGGGCGAATGTGTGGAGTGCCGCAGTGAGGCCCGCCTGTGCAACATCACCACCGTCATCAGCCGGCGGCCGCCTCTGACCGACATGCACGTCCTGATCCTTGGCGAAGCACTCGGCTTTTAG
- a CDS encoding phosphoribosylanthranilate isomerase gives MLVKFCGMTRQADVDAALRLGADCCGFIFHEGSPRALRPEAAARLASGTLKRVGVFVLQNADAILRTVARARLDWVQVHGAQTLACEAELARVIGPERVIRVLWPGRHASLAGLEAEMRSHAAYCGHFLLDAGTTGTGGSGRNLDWQALAALRAPRPWILAGGLDADRLSLAIVQSRPDGVDLNSGVEDAPGLKNHGKMAAAEAAIRSARAELRTLHRSLGGRNGAGPAHE, from the coding sequence ATGCTGGTGAAATTTTGCGGAATGACCCGCCAGGCGGATGTGGATGCAGCCCTGCGCCTGGGCGCCGATTGCTGCGGCTTCATCTTTCACGAAGGCAGCCCGCGCGCGCTCAGGCCCGAGGCCGCGGCCCGGCTGGCAAGCGGCACGCTCAAACGGGTGGGCGTCTTTGTCCTGCAGAACGCGGACGCCATCCTCCGCACCGTGGCAAGGGCCCGGCTGGACTGGGTGCAGGTGCACGGCGCGCAGACCCTGGCCTGCGAAGCGGAGCTGGCCCGGGTCATCGGCCCGGAGCGGGTGATTCGCGTCCTCTGGCCCGGCCGCCATGCCAGCCTGGCCGGGCTGGAAGCGGAGATGCGGAGCCACGCGGCATACTGCGGCCATTTTCTGCTGGATGCCGGCACGACAGGCACGGGCGGCAGCGGCCGGAATCTGGACTGGCAGGCCCTGGCCGCCCTGCGCGCGCCCCGTCCCTGGATTCTCGCCGGCGGACTGGATGCGGACAGGCTCAGCCTGGCCATTGTCCAAAGCCGTCCGGACGGCGTGGACCTCAATTCCGGGGTGGAAGACGCGCCCGGCCTGAAGAATCACGGGAAAATGGCAGCCGCGGAGGCGGCCATCCGCTCTGCCAGAGCGGAACTCCGCACGCTGCATCGATCCCTGGGCGGCCGGAACGGCGCGGGGCCGGCTCATGAATGA
- the hemB gene encoding porphobilinogen synthase yields MVFPEYRPRRMRRNATLRAMIRETRLSAEQLVLPVFVQPGRGRREAIASMPGVCRLTVDELVKEARACLQCGLRALILFGLPEKKDALGSGAYAKNGIVQQALRTLKDKVPEMLLITDVCLCEYTDHGHCGCLHGREVDNDATLELLARTALSHAEAGADMVAPSDMMDGRVAEIRSTLDEAGLYQVPIMSYAVKYASAFYGPFRDAADSTPQFGDRRAYQMDPANSREALREATLDVEEGADILMVKPALSSLDIIRQVRDEFDLPVAAYQVSGEYAMIKAAAANGWIDEARVMAESLLAIRRAGADIIISYFAKDMARALGEKA; encoded by the coding sequence ATGGTTTTTCCTGAATATCGGCCGCGCCGGATGCGGCGAAACGCCACCCTGCGCGCCATGATTCGTGAAACGCGCCTCTCCGCCGAGCAGTTGGTGCTGCCGGTTTTCGTCCAGCCCGGCAGGGGCCGGCGTGAGGCCATCGCCTCCATGCCCGGCGTGTGCCGTTTGACGGTTGACGAGCTGGTGAAAGAGGCCAGAGCCTGTCTGCAGTGCGGCCTGCGCGCCCTCATCCTCTTTGGTCTGCCGGAGAAGAAGGACGCCCTGGGTTCCGGCGCCTATGCCAAAAACGGCATTGTGCAGCAGGCGCTCCGCACGCTGAAGGACAAGGTGCCGGAGATGCTTTTGATTACCGACGTCTGCCTCTGCGAGTACACGGACCATGGGCACTGCGGCTGCCTGCACGGTAGGGAGGTGGACAACGACGCCACCCTGGAGCTGCTCGCCAGAACAGCGCTCTCCCACGCCGAGGCAGGCGCGGACATGGTGGCGCCCAGCGACATGATGGACGGCCGGGTGGCGGAAATCCGCTCCACCCTGGACGAAGCCGGCCTGTACCAGGTGCCGATCATGTCCTATGCGGTGAAATACGCCTCCGCCTTTTACGGGCCCTTTCGGGATGCAGCCGATTCCACGCCCCAATTCGGCGACCGCAGGGCCTATCAGATGGATCCGGCCAACAGCCGCGAGGCCCTGCGTGAGGCCACCCTGGACGTGGAAGAAGGCGCGGACATCCTCATGGTCAAGCCGGCCCTGTCCTCTCTTGACATCATCCGTCAGGTGCGTGACGAATTCGACCTGCCGGTTGCGGCCTATCAGGTGAGCGGCGAATATGCCATGATCAAGGCCGCGGCAGCCAATGGCTGGATCGACGAGGCCCGGGTGATGGCGGAATCGCTGCTTGCCATCCGCCGCGCCGGGGCGGACATCATCATCAGCTACTTTGCAAAAGATATGGCCAGGGCCCTGGGCGAAAAAGCATGA
- a CDS encoding nucleoside deaminase, with amino-acid sequence MSGHESLMRAALDEAARALAAGEFPVGVVLAAQGAIVGRGSRCNSGRGSRNEIDHAEIRALRALVRERPDLDPAGLTVYSTLEPCLMCYSALLLSGVRRIVWAYEDVMGGGTGLDLQRLAPLYRDMQVELRGQVLRRESLALFQQFFRTYDYWQGSLLASYTLEQSL; translated from the coding sequence ATGAGTGGGCACGAAAGCCTGATGCGGGCCGCGCTGGACGAGGCGGCCCGCGCCCTGGCCGCAGGCGAATTTCCTGTGGGCGTGGTGCTGGCGGCCCAGGGTGCGATCGTGGGCCGCGGGAGCCGCTGCAACAGCGGCCGCGGCAGCAGAAACGAAATCGACCATGCCGAGATCAGGGCCCTGCGTGCCCTGGTGCGGGAGCGGCCGGATCTCGATCCGGCCGGGCTCACTGTCTACAGCACCCTGGAGCCCTGCCTGATGTGTTACAGCGCCCTGCTGCTCTCCGGCGTGCGGCGCATCGTGTGGGCCTATGAAGATGTCATGGGCGGCGGCACCGGGCTCGATTTGCAGAGGCTTGCGCCCCTGTACCGCGACATGCAGGTGGAACTGAGGGGCCAGGTGCTGCGCAGGGAGAGCCTGGCGCTCTTTCAGCAATTTTTCAGAACATACGACTACTGGCAGGGCAGCCTGCTGGCCAGCTATACCCTGGAGCAGAGCTTATGA
- a CDS encoding Ig-like domain-containing protein, with protein MSRFVRDADEDPPSLSDAGSAEHGSVSVDSLGGIHYRAPADNWVGFDSFSYRITDGRGGFSEARATLEVRPNTSPDVYDEVLTTKEDTVSAPFWERKCSGTDSYFATAHIG; from the coding sequence CTGAGCCGTTTTGTGCGGGATGCGGACGAAGATCCGCCGAGTCTTTCGGACGCGGGGTCGGCAGAGCATGGCAGCGTGTCGGTGGACAGTCTGGGCGGGATCCACTATCGGGCGCCTGCAGACAACTGGGTGGGCTTCGACAGCTTCAGCTACCGGATCACGGACGGCAGGGGCGGTTTCTCGGAGGCAAGGGCCACGCTCGAGGTCAGGCCCAATACTTCGCCCGATGTGTACGACGAGGTGCTGACCACGAAGGAAGATACGGTTTCGGCGCCTTTTTGGGAAAGAAAATGTTCAGGAACTGACAGTTATTTTGCGACTGCTCACATAGGCTGA